A single genomic interval of Rhizophagus irregularis chromosome 15, complete sequence harbors:
- a CDS encoding uncharacterized protein (SECRETED:cutsite_SIS-YR; SECRETED:prob_0.6179); SECRETED:SignalP(1-21) — protein sequence MFIRKLCIILILSAIVKISISYRQYPQHKVNYKYRGYLKDMIDSCVNFIDWQQNVAYRQCYNYTESRMLSGEETSPFWSVGYQLCTKVKNFPHDRVLCTDSFFWWDDFVGKKFCDDMHLHIKGFDYKLSWTRNNINENENCVYLN from the coding sequence ATGTTTATACgtaaattatgtataatattgattttatcaGCCATAGTCAAAATTTCTATCTCTTATCGTCAATATCCACAACATAAAGTTAATTACAAATATCGTGGGTATCTTAAAGACATGATTGATTCGTGCGTTAATTTTATTGACTGGCAACAAAATGTAGCATATAGACAATGCTATAATTATACGGAATCAAGAATGCTTAGTGGAGAAGAGACATCTCCATTTTGGTCAGTAGGATACCAACTCTGtactaaagtaaaaaattttcctcATGACCGTGTATTATGTAcggattcttttttttggtgGGATGACTTTGTAGGAAAAAAGTTTTGTGACGATATgcatttacatataaaaggTTTTGATTACAAACTAAGTTGGACCCGCAACAATATCAATGAAAACGAAAATTGTGTTTATCTAAATTGA